One window of Papaver somniferum cultivar HN1 chromosome 9, ASM357369v1, whole genome shotgun sequence genomic DNA carries:
- the LOC113312349 gene encoding uncharacterized protein LOC113312349: MIEKLEKKNAKEKGPLGEHEEPTDSKSEVDERWEADVVQKRSDEFGKKCNCHAELLTNFAHSETLDEAHNWMHKMDHFEQKHLQLASEYRVIGELMIRLKDATGKERFMILHKLNRAMRMDQYFIDDKDDILIEKINAIDSKLEEKLAALDHTFGKKGRVLEEEIKELAEEKNCLNEEKRRPLYRKGFDTRLVDMNRTCKVTKGEQIFKYTPMLVCGNYNGVIGFAKGKGPAAPIALQKGRYHLRYG; this comes from the exons ATGATTGAgaaacttgaaaagaaaaatgcTAAAGAGAAAGGGCCACTTGGGGAACATGAAGAACCAACTGATTCAAAAAGTGAAGTTGATGAGAGATGGGAAGCTGATGTTGTTCAGAAACGATCCGATGAATTTGGAAAGAAATGTAACTGTCATGCTGAATTACTCACCAACTTTGCTCATTCTG aaaccctTGACGAAGCTCACAACTGGATGCATAAAATGGACCACTTTGAGCAAAAGCATCTGCAACTTGCATCTGAGTATAGGGTTATAGGAGAGCTGATGATCCGTTTGAAAGACGCGACTGGGAAGGAGAGGTTTATGATTCTTCATAAACTGAATAGAGCCATGAGAATG GATCAATATTTCATTGATGATAAGGATGATATATTGATAGAGAAGATCAATGCCATTGACAGCAAGCTTGAAGAGAAGTTAGCGGCACTGGATCATACATTTGGAAAGAAGGGGAGGGTTTTGGAGGAGGAGATTAAAGAACTCGCAGAGGAGAAAAATTGTTTAAATGAGGAGAAAAGAAGACCACTTTACAGGAAA GGTTTTGATACGCGATTAGTTGATATGAACCGAACATGTAAAGTAACTAAG GGTGAACAAATTTTCAAGTACACGCCTATGTTAGTTTGTGGGAACTACAATGGAGTCATTGGTTTTGCAAAGGGAAAAGGTCCAGCGGCTCCCATTGCACTTCAAAAGGGCCGATACCATCTCAGATATGGTTAG